The following proteins are co-located in the Pseudomonas antarctica genome:
- the sctS gene encoding type III secretion system export apparatus subunit SctS produces MGQDVFLSLMKQALMTVLMLSAPALGVAIIVGLSVGLFQALTQIQDQTLPQVVKLVAVLLTIVFLGPVLAGQVAELGSQVLDNFPLWTR; encoded by the coding sequence ATGGGCCAGGATGTTTTCCTGTCATTGATGAAACAGGCGCTGATGACCGTGCTGATGCTCTCGGCACCGGCGCTGGGGGTGGCGATTATCGTGGGGTTGAGCGTGGGGCTGTTCCAGGCGCTGACGCAGATCCAGGACCAGACACTGCCGCAGGTGGTGAAGCTGGTGGCGGTCCTTTTGACCATCGTGTTCCTCGGCCCGGTCCTGGCCGGGCAAGTCGCGGAGTTGGGGAGCCAGGTGCTCGACAACTTCCCGCTGTGGACGCGCTGA
- a CDS encoding ATP-binding protein — MSSSKNHAVSCTDADHPTLAPAESVLGFGPFLLLARQHVLLRNGEPVTLGSRALYLLIALVTRAGELLEKAELIAFAWPKVVVEECNLRAQIVALRRALGDDGNFSYIVTVPGRGYRFVAPVTVQTCSEETLPVPYARAEESTLPRPPCEVIGRDTLIASLADQVLSQRFVTLTGPGGIGKTTVAMAVAHQLASAFKLDTCFVDLAPATSGQWVAGMLASALGIQTISDDPLHSITATLAERRLLLVLDNCEHVLPATADAVETLLRSAPQCYVLTTSREPLRAEGERVHDLAPLQVPDEQANLSASEALAWSGVRLFVERVRALDPDFEFNDADVSAVSAICRKLDSNALAIEIAAARVRTFGIQDLVGLLDGSFRLQMTGRRTALARHRSLSATLDWTYSMLTGDEQAMLRQLAVFTGSFTLDAVKAMTASSSLDPRNALPLLESLMDKSLLITGEAQLLKRYRLLETTRAYALEKLAEHGEVNATSLRHARYALGMLQEAGQTLDGLSPETWVALYGPENSTIRSALDWAYSPNGDLPLAIELTLVSVPLWLRLSLVSECRTWVAKGLASNAISPLPLRQRMLLHTALASVLMLTYGTGGEMREAWRQVCEDARDLGDAEHKMRALWGLWTDRCGCNQYAEALELAERYIALNSSGNQQLLGKRMRAVALFHMGDLQGARQNIDEALGSPSAPRSHIIDVHFDQRIAARCLKAKVQLLEGDVDPALRLIGACVDEAVSLDHPATLWYTLCLGAIPLALLTSNLPKMHYYLGLLQDSTTRQDLHIWRQFRRCFESILLIRQGSPEEGVPQLGEALHHLQGQGDTQLYSLLRCEYALGLARLGLEKLALEVLEDTLQLAVGRHERWFVPQMLRIKAQLILRQGDYGSEDKAKVMLRQAWVDAQLAGAHFWRAQIATDLARLQEPKLRVASLPRFQHR; from the coding sequence ATGAGCTCGAGCAAGAACCACGCAGTGTCCTGTACGGACGCAGACCACCCGACCCTGGCACCCGCCGAGAGTGTCCTCGGCTTTGGCCCCTTTCTGTTACTGGCAAGGCAGCACGTGTTGCTGCGCAACGGCGAACCCGTGACGCTGGGTAGCCGCGCGCTGTACCTGTTGATTGCGCTGGTGACCCGCGCCGGCGAATTACTGGAAAAAGCCGAACTGATCGCCTTCGCGTGGCCCAAGGTGGTCGTAGAGGAATGCAACCTGCGCGCGCAGATCGTCGCCCTGCGCCGGGCACTGGGCGACGACGGCAACTTCAGCTATATCGTCACCGTGCCGGGCCGAGGCTATCGCTTTGTGGCGCCAGTTACCGTGCAAACCTGCAGTGAAGAAACCCTGCCGGTACCCTATGCCCGGGCAGAGGAATCCACGCTGCCGCGGCCGCCCTGCGAAGTGATAGGCCGCGACACGTTGATCGCCAGCCTTGCCGACCAGGTGCTCAGCCAGCGTTTCGTCACCCTCACCGGCCCCGGCGGCATCGGCAAGACCACCGTCGCCATGGCGGTGGCCCACCAGTTGGCCAGTGCGTTCAAGCTGGACACCTGCTTCGTCGACCTGGCGCCCGCCACCAGCGGGCAATGGGTGGCCGGCATGCTCGCCAGCGCCCTGGGCATCCAGACGATCAGCGATGACCCGCTGCACAGCATCACCGCAACCCTGGCCGAACGCCGCTTGCTGCTGGTGTTGGATAACTGCGAACACGTGTTGCCGGCCACCGCCGACGCCGTGGAAACCTTGCTGCGCAGTGCCCCGCAATGCTACGTGCTGACCACCAGCCGCGAACCGTTGCGCGCCGAGGGCGAACGGGTGCACGACCTGGCGCCGCTGCAAGTGCCCGACGAACAGGCCAACCTGTCCGCCAGCGAAGCCTTGGCCTGGTCCGGCGTGCGCCTGTTTGTAGAACGCGTGCGCGCCCTCGACCCCGACTTTGAGTTCAACGACGCCGATGTGTCGGCGGTCAGCGCCATCTGTCGCAAACTCGACAGCAATGCGCTGGCGATCGAGATCGCCGCCGCACGGGTACGCACCTTTGGTATTCAGGATCTGGTCGGCCTGCTCGACGGCAGCTTTCGGCTGCAAATGACCGGCCGGCGCACCGCCCTCGCCCGTCACCGGTCCCTCAGCGCCACACTGGACTGGACCTACTCGATGCTCACTGGCGACGAGCAGGCGATGTTGCGCCAACTGGCCGTATTTACAGGCTCCTTCACGCTGGATGCGGTCAAGGCCATGACGGCCAGCAGCAGCCTGGACCCACGCAACGCCCTGCCGTTGCTCGAAAGCCTGATGGACAAGTCATTGCTGATCACCGGTGAAGCGCAGTTGCTCAAGCGCTATCGCCTGCTGGAAACCACCCGCGCCTATGCCCTGGAAAAACTGGCCGAACATGGCGAAGTCAATGCCACCAGCTTGCGTCACGCACGGTATGCCCTCGGCATGTTGCAGGAAGCCGGGCAGACCCTGGATGGCCTGTCGCCGGAAACCTGGGTTGCCCTCTACGGCCCCGAGAACAGCACCATCCGCTCGGCACTGGACTGGGCCTATTCACCCAACGGCGACCTGCCCCTCGCGATCGAACTGACCCTGGTCAGCGTGCCGCTGTGGCTGCGCCTGTCGCTGGTCAGCGAATGCCGCACCTGGGTCGCCAAAGGCCTGGCGAGCAACGCCATCTCCCCCTTGCCGCTGCGCCAGCGCATGCTGCTGCACACTGCCCTGGCCAGTGTGCTGATGCTGACTTACGGCACCGGTGGGGAGATGCGCGAAGCCTGGCGCCAAGTTTGTGAAGACGCCCGCGACCTCGGCGATGCCGAACACAAAATGCGCGCCTTGTGGGGCCTGTGGACCGACCGCTGTGGTTGCAACCAATATGCCGAAGCCCTGGAACTGGCCGAGCGTTATATTGCCTTGAACAGCAGCGGCAACCAGCAATTGCTCGGCAAACGCATGCGCGCCGTGGCGCTGTTTCATATGGGCGATCTGCAGGGCGCGCGACAGAATATCGACGAAGCGCTCGGCTCACCGTCGGCGCCGCGCTCGCACATCATCGACGTGCATTTTGACCAGCGCATCGCCGCCCGTTGCCTCAAGGCCAAGGTGCAATTGCTGGAAGGCGATGTCGACCCGGCACTGCGCCTGATCGGCGCCTGCGTCGACGAAGCGGTCTCACTCGACCACCCGGCAACCCTTTGGTACACCCTGTGCCTGGGCGCAATTCCACTGGCACTGCTCACCTCCAACCTGCCAAAAATGCACTACTACCTTGGCCTGCTGCAAGACAGCACCACCCGCCAGGACCTGCATATCTGGCGGCAATTTCGACGGTGCTTCGAAAGCATCCTGCTGATCCGCCAAGGCTCGCCGGAAGAAGGCGTGCCGCAACTGGGCGAGGCACTGCACCATTTGCAAGGCCAGGGCGACACCCAGCTCTACAGCCTGCTGCGATGTGAATACGCCCTGGGCCTGGCGCGGCTGGGCCTGGAGAAACTCGCCCTGGAAGTGCTGGAAGACACCCTGCAATTGGCTGTCGGCCGCCATGAGCGTTGGTTTGTGCCGCAGATGCTGCGGATCAAGGCGCAACTGATCCTCCGCCAGGGCGACTACGGTTCAGAGGACAAGGCCAAGGTCATGCTGCGCCAGGCCTGGGTGGATGCACAGTTGGCGGGCGCGCACTTCTGGCGCGCGCAGATTGCAACCGACCTGGCACGCCTGCAGGAGCCCAAATTGCGCGTGGCCTCGCTGCCCCGCTTCCAGCACCGCTAG
- the sctJ gene encoding type III secretion system inner membrane ring lipoprotein SctJ: MPSPNRALRLLLIGLLASLLQACNTDLYTNLSERDANTMVAVLLRGGIPAERKTQDNGQLKVVVDEERFAEAMTLLDNAGLPQQSFSNMGEVFKGNGLVSSPVQERAQMIYALSEELSHSVSQIDGIVAARVHVVLPDNDLLKRVISPSSASVLVRYDPGTDINTLIPQIKTLVANGISGLNYEGVSVTAIKAAVAISQNPAQPRLARFMGLWLLEDNLPQARFMFGSLLLVALGALGVLARQHWARRQSQALYVLKEGE; this comes from the coding sequence ATGCCAAGCCCAAACCGCGCACTGCGTCTGTTGCTGATCGGCCTGCTCGCCAGCCTGCTGCAAGCGTGCAACACCGACCTCTATACCAACCTCAGCGAACGCGATGCCAACACCATGGTCGCGGTGCTGCTGCGCGGTGGGATCCCGGCAGAGCGCAAGACCCAGGACAACGGCCAGCTCAAAGTGGTGGTCGACGAGGAGCGCTTCGCCGAAGCCATGACGCTGCTCGACAACGCCGGTCTGCCGCAACAGAGTTTTTCCAATATGGGCGAGGTGTTCAAGGGCAATGGCCTGGTGTCCTCGCCGGTGCAGGAGCGGGCGCAGATGATTTACGCCCTGAGCGAAGAACTGTCGCACTCGGTGTCGCAGATCGACGGCATTGTCGCCGCCCGTGTGCACGTGGTGCTGCCGGACAATGACTTGCTCAAGCGCGTGATTTCACCGTCTTCGGCCTCGGTGCTGGTGCGCTACGACCCGGGCACCGACATCAACACGCTGATCCCGCAGATCAAGACGCTGGTCGCCAACGGTATTTCCGGCCTGAACTACGAAGGCGTCTCGGTGACCGCGATCAAAGCCGCCGTCGCCATCAGTCAGAACCCGGCGCAACCGCGGCTGGCCCGCTTTATGGGCTTGTGGCTGTTGGAAGACAACCTGCCCCAGGCACGCTTTATGTTTGGCAGCCTGCTGCTGGTCGCCCTTGGCGCTCTCGGGGTACTCGCCCGCCAGCACTGGGCGCGGCGCCAGTCCCAGGCGTTGTATGTGCTCAAGGAGGGTGAATGA
- the sctT gene encoding type III secretion system export apparatus subunit SctT: MDASLTAQFLEVAYPVISAASLAACRAMGVVVITPAFNRLGLTGMIRGCVAVAISIPMFFPVFEALTAMPEHGSVFIAGLLIKEFLIGILIGLLFGIPFWAAEVAGELIDLQRGSTMAQLVDPLSTGESSVMSTLLTVMLITLFFMSGGFILMVDGYYHSYQLWPVTAFTPVFASSALLAVLSILDQIMRVGVLMVSPLLISLLITDLMLAYLSRMAPNLHIFDLSLPVKNLFFSILMVIYIGFLIPLMLDQLAEFRGTVELLKTLAGME; this comes from the coding sequence ATGGATGCCAGCCTTACCGCGCAGTTCCTGGAAGTCGCCTACCCGGTGATCAGCGCCGCCTCGCTCGCCGCCTGCCGGGCCATGGGCGTGGTGGTGATCACCCCGGCATTCAATCGCCTGGGCCTCACCGGGATGATTCGTGGCTGTGTGGCCGTGGCCATTTCCATCCCGATGTTCTTCCCGGTGTTCGAAGCACTGACCGCCATGCCCGAACATGGCAGCGTGTTCATCGCCGGGTTGCTGATCAAGGAGTTTTTGATCGGCATTCTGATCGGCCTGTTGTTCGGCATTCCGTTCTGGGCGGCAGAGGTGGCGGGGGAGTTGATCGACCTGCAGCGCGGCTCGACCATGGCGCAATTGGTGGACCCGCTTTCAACCGGGGAATCGAGTGTGATGTCGACCTTGTTGACGGTGATGCTGATCACGCTGTTTTTCATGTCCGGCGGTTTTATCCTGATGGTCGACGGTTATTACCACAGCTATCAGTTGTGGCCGGTGACGGCGTTTACCCCGGTATTTGCCAGCTCGGCGCTGCTGGCGGTGCTGTCGATCCTCGACCAGATCATGCGCGTCGGCGTGCTGATGGTTTCCCCGTTGCTGATCTCGCTGCTGATTACCGACTTGATGCTCGCCTACCTGTCGCGGATGGCGCCGAACCTGCACATTTTCGATTTGTCGCTGCCGGTGAAGAACCTGTTTTTCTCGATCCTGATGGTGATCTATATCGGCTTCCTGATCCCCTTGATGCTCGACCAGTTGGCGGAGTTTCGCGGCACCGTTGAACTGCTCAAAACCCTGGCAGGCATGGAGTAG
- a CDS encoding tetratricopeptide repeat protein codes for MTKNFLLASTLLLAACSSKPATDSDKSLQLANDLSKRGDYASAAALYERATQQPGAGIELWLKLGQARLDAKDALGAERAYQQALGLDAHNADALLGLGTAQLQLGKTQRAVTALGQAADISHLPVAYTRLGIAQVLNGQATAAQTAFAKSLSLQPDDLDSRCNLALAYALGGQSQQALDTIAPVTQSPRALPRHQRNELLVMVLAGYEQKVAGLPLDDIPAAERARLVIEAKRIKAISDPMAQAKELGLVDPR; via the coding sequence ATGACCAAGAATTTCCTGCTTGCCAGTACCCTGTTGCTGGCTGCCTGTTCCAGCAAACCTGCGACCGATTCCGACAAGTCCCTGCAACTGGCCAACGACCTGAGCAAGCGCGGCGACTACGCCAGCGCGGCTGCGTTGTACGAGCGCGCCACCCAGCAACCGGGGGCCGGCATCGAGTTGTGGCTCAAGCTCGGCCAGGCCAGGCTCGATGCCAAGGACGCGCTGGGCGCAGAGCGCGCCTACCAGCAAGCGCTGGGCCTGGACGCCCACAACGCCGACGCCCTGCTCGGTCTCGGCACTGCGCAGTTGCAGTTGGGCAAAACCCAACGCGCCGTGACTGCCTTGGGCCAGGCTGCCGACATCAGCCACCTGCCCGTCGCCTACACCCGCCTGGGCATCGCCCAAGTCCTGAACGGCCAGGCCACTGCGGCACAAACCGCCTTCGCCAAAAGCCTCAGCCTGCAACCCGACGACCTCGACAGCCGCTGCAACCTGGCCCTGGCCTATGCCCTCGGCGGGCAGTCGCAACAGGCGCTGGACACCATCGCCCCCGTCACTCAATCGCCCCGCGCCCTGCCCCGGCATCAGCGTAATGAGCTGCTGGTGATGGTGCTGGCGGGCTATGAGCAAAAGGTTGCCGGATTGCCGTTGGACGATATTCCCGCCGCCGAGCGCGCGCGATTGGTGATCGAAGCCAAGCGCATCAAGGCAATCAGTGATCCGATGGCGCAGGCCAAGGAACTGGGGCTGGTTGATCCGCGTTGA
- the sctL gene encoding type III secretion system stator protein SctL, translating into MSELPSRPTARILRAEDAALWSDGFAFLQAAKAQAEQIKADSDQWLQAARAEGFESARQEGAEHVAQLLVHTQSQVQQYLSSLEASLADLALGIVREVLGDLDSADRVARCTRQALSAFRQDQALTLWVPPAEVDALRQRLTLEGLAIAVAGDEQLGAGQARLSSPAGSVELGVEAQLQTLRRSLLPFAEEGVT; encoded by the coding sequence ATGAGTGAATTACCGAGCCGCCCCACGGCGCGCATTTTGCGCGCTGAAGACGCCGCGCTGTGGAGCGATGGTTTTGCTTTTCTGCAGGCAGCCAAAGCGCAGGCCGAGCAAATCAAGGCCGACAGTGACCAGTGGCTGCAAGCCGCCCGCGCCGAAGGCTTTGAAAGCGCGCGGCAAGAGGGCGCCGAACACGTCGCGCAATTGCTGGTGCACACCCAGTCTCAAGTGCAGCAGTACTTGAGCAGCCTGGAGGCGTCGCTGGCCGACCTGGCGTTGGGCATCGTGCGCGAAGTGCTGGGCGACCTGGACAGCGCCGATCGTGTGGCGCGGTGTACGCGTCAGGCCTTGAGCGCGTTTCGCCAGGACCAGGCCTTGACCCTCTGGGTGCCGCCGGCCGAGGTCGACGCCCTGCGCCAACGCCTGACGCTCGAAGGCCTGGCGATTGCCGTGGCCGGGGATGAACAGCTGGGTGCCGGCCAGGCCCGCCTCAGCAGCCCGGCCGGCTCGGTTGAACTGGGCGTGGAAGCCCAATTGCAAACCCTGCGCCGCAGCCTGCTGCCCTTTGCCGAAGAAGGTGTGACATGA
- the sctQ gene encoding type III secretion system cytoplasmic ring protein SctQ, translating to MIAALAVPLTPWLTHYDPALLALHNQLHRRRRAWQGRCAGQDLRVSWAAAAATFNSPCEVPLLLGRAPVRLRLSAAALEQVLVPLALQFDVQLLPSLPRALLLELAVLDLIERLEPLLGHSVQLLEATDVPRDYAVHLSLELTFGNQPAMSAHLDLSEGAAVLIAQLLDHYGQLEPDPLPALRQTLALVAGRQSLTLGELRSLRPGDVLMLEQGSGLLLDLDGRLQARCQYQGEALRVQEELKAPFLDMENTMTEVDAAVALDDLPLKLVCQVGSLELTLAQLRELGAGSLLQLNTPDVDSVDLMVNGRRVGQGQLVKIGDGLGVRLLSFATP from the coding sequence ATGATTGCAGCCCTTGCCGTTCCATTGACGCCGTGGCTGACGCACTACGACCCGGCCTTGCTCGCACTGCATAACCAACTGCACCGGCGCCGTCGGGCCTGGCAGGGCCGATGCGCCGGGCAAGACCTGCGGGTGAGCTGGGCCGCAGCCGCAGCCACTTTCAATAGCCCGTGCGAGGTGCCGCTCTTGCTCGGCCGCGCCCCGGTGCGCCTGCGCCTCTCGGCCGCTGCATTGGAGCAGGTGCTGGTGCCGCTGGCGCTGCAGTTCGATGTGCAGTTGCTGCCCTCGTTGCCGCGCGCGTTGTTACTGGAATTGGCGGTACTCGACTTGATCGAGCGCCTCGAGCCGCTGTTGGGTCATTCGGTGCAGCTGCTGGAGGCCACCGACGTGCCGCGAGATTACGCCGTGCACCTTTCGCTTGAGCTGACCTTTGGCAATCAGCCGGCCATGAGCGCGCACCTCGATCTGAGCGAAGGCGCCGCCGTGCTCATCGCACAGTTGCTCGACCACTATGGCCAGCTTGAACCGGACCCGTTGCCCGCCCTGCGCCAGACCCTGGCGCTGGTCGCCGGGCGGCAGTCGCTGACCCTGGGTGAACTGCGCAGTTTGCGCCCCGGCGATGTGTTGATGCTTGAACAAGGCTCGGGCTTGTTGCTCGACCTGGACGGGCGCCTGCAGGCCCGCTGCCAATACCAGGGTGAAGCCTTGCGTGTGCAGGAAGAATTGAAAGCCCCCTTTTTGGACATGGAGAACACGATGACTGAGGTTGATGCTGCTGTGGCCCTGGATGACCTTCCGCTCAAGCTGGTGTGCCAGGTCGGCAGCCTGGAACTGACCCTGGCGCAATTGCGTGAGCTGGGGGCGGGCAGCCTGTTGCAGCTCAATACGCCCGACGTCGACAGCGTCGACCTGATGGTTAACGGGCGCCGCGTCGGCCAGGGGCAACTGGTGAAAATCGGTGACGGCCTGGGTGTGCGGCTGCTGAGTTTTGCCACTCCATGA
- a CDS encoding FliI/YscN family ATPase codes for MNLELLLPRLTERLTQTRLRPMHGTVLSIRGVLLRASVAGASIGELCQLRDPVSGRSLSAEVIGFEGDEAILSPIGSMEGLSTRTQITATGETLGVAVGDAQLGRVISPMGDFLDGDGLPPTLALQHYPLHAEPPAPFSRQLIVRSMALGIRSIDGLLTLAQGQRMGIFGEPGVGKSSLLASIIRNSEADVIVIGLIGERGREVRELLDVQLDAPARARTVAVVATSDRPAAERVRAAFVATALAEYHRDQGRNVLLLMDSLTRFARAQREIGLAVGEPPTRRGYPPSFFSILPRLLERAGPGPTGSITALYTVLTEGDAASDPVAEEARSILDGHIALSAELAQRNYFPAVDVLRSRSRLMEQVAGEEHKRLALRIRELMARYGEIEMLIRVGEYAAGSDPLADEAIARHAAIEAFLRQNADEPSNLEHTLIRMRQVLA; via the coding sequence ATGAACCTGGAGCTGCTGCTGCCACGCCTGACTGAGCGCCTCACCCAGACACGCCTGCGGCCGATGCACGGCACCGTGTTGAGCATTCGTGGTGTGCTGTTGCGCGCCAGTGTCGCCGGGGCGAGCATCGGTGAATTGTGCCAATTGCGCGACCCGGTCAGTGGCCGCAGCTTGAGTGCCGAGGTGATCGGCTTTGAGGGTGACGAGGCGATTCTTTCGCCCATCGGTTCCATGGAGGGCCTATCCACCCGCACACAAATCACCGCCACCGGCGAGACCCTGGGTGTGGCCGTCGGTGACGCGCAGCTCGGTCGAGTGATCAGCCCCATGGGCGACTTCCTCGACGGCGACGGCCTACCGCCGACCCTGGCCTTGCAACATTACCCGTTGCACGCTGAACCACCGGCACCGTTTTCCCGGCAATTGATCGTGCGCTCCATGGCCCTGGGCATTCGTTCCATCGACGGCTTGCTGACCCTGGCCCAGGGCCAGCGCATGGGCATCTTCGGTGAGCCAGGCGTGGGCAAGTCGTCGTTGCTCGCCAGCATCATCCGCAACAGCGAAGCCGATGTGATCGTGATTGGCTTGATCGGCGAACGGGGCAGGGAAGTGCGCGAACTGCTCGACGTGCAACTGGATGCCCCGGCGCGTGCGCGCACGGTAGCGGTGGTTGCCACCTCTGATCGCCCGGCGGCCGAGCGCGTGCGGGCTGCGTTTGTCGCTACCGCCCTGGCTGAATATCACCGCGACCAGGGCCGCAACGTGTTGCTGTTGATGGACAGCCTGACGCGTTTTGCCCGCGCCCAGCGCGAAATTGGCTTGGCCGTGGGCGAACCACCGACCCGTCGCGGGTACCCGCCGTCGTTTTTCTCGATCTTGCCGCGTCTGCTGGAACGCGCCGGCCCCGGCCCCACCGGCAGCATCACCGCGTTGTACACCGTGCTCACCGAAGGTGACGCCGCGAGTGATCCGGTGGCCGAGGAAGCCCGCTCGATCCTCGACGGGCACATCGCCCTCAGTGCCGAACTGGCCCAGCGTAACTACTTCCCGGCAGTCGACGTATTGCGCAGCCGTAGTCGCTTGATGGAGCAAGTCGCCGGTGAGGAACACAAGCGCCTGGCCCTGCGCATTCGTGAGCTGATGGCGCGCTACGGCGAGATCGAAATGCTGATCCGCGTGGGCGAGTACGCCGCCGGCAGCGATCCGTTGGCCGACGAAGCCATCGCTCGCCACGCCGCTATCGAAGCCTTCTTGCGCCAGAACGCGGATGAACCCAGCAACCTGGAACACACCTTGATCCGCATGCGCCAGGTATTGGCATGA
- the sctR gene encoding type III secretion system export apparatus subunit SctR, which yields MTGYQPNLIEIILVVATIGLIPLAVVTLTGFMKISVVLFLIRNALGVQQTPPNLVLYGIALILSVYVTTPLIGDMYRQVEGRDLNIEHVEQLKDLGDALRPPLQAHLKRFANESERGFFVQATETIWSPEARADLRDDDLVVLIPAFVSSELTRAFEIGFLLYIPFLVVDLLVSNVLMAMGMSMVSPNLISIPLKIFLFVSLSGWSRLMHGLILSYG from the coding sequence ATGACCGGTTATCAGCCGAATCTGATCGAGATTATCCTGGTCGTTGCGACGATCGGGTTGATCCCGTTGGCGGTGGTGACGCTCACCGGTTTCATGAAGATCTCGGTGGTGTTGTTCCTGATCCGCAACGCCCTCGGGGTACAGCAGACCCCGCCAAACCTGGTGTTGTACGGCATCGCGCTGATTCTGTCGGTGTACGTGACCACGCCCTTGATCGGCGATATGTACCGGCAGGTGGAGGGGCGCGATCTCAACATCGAACATGTGGAGCAACTCAAGGACTTGGGCGATGCGCTGCGCCCGCCGTTGCAGGCGCACCTGAAGCGCTTCGCGAATGAGTCCGAGCGTGGCTTTTTTGTGCAGGCCACGGAAACCATCTGGTCGCCCGAGGCCCGTGCCGACCTGCGCGATGACGACCTGGTGGTGCTGATCCCGGCGTTTGTCAGTTCGGAACTCACGCGCGCCTTCGAGATCGGTTTTTTGCTGTACATCCCGTTTTTGGTGGTCGACTTGCTGGTGTCCAACGTGCTGATGGCCATGGGCATGTCGATGGTCTCGCCGAATTTGATTTCGATCCCGTTGAAGATTTTTTTATTCGTGTCGCTGAGTGGCTGGTCGCGCTTGATGCACGGTTTGATTTTGAGCTACGGCTGA
- a CDS encoding EscU/YscU/HrcU family type III secretion system export apparatus switch protein, whose translation MADTSEEKSQPATDKKLNDARKKGQVAKSQDLVSGMVILFCTLCISILAPRAMAQVTALIDLTARIYIEPFATVWPRVLDHAEQLIIGITLPVMAVTTGVVILTNLITMRGFVFSVDPIKPEFKRINPAEGMKKIFALRNLVEFIKGLVKVHVLAIAFYVVGKHALQALMESSRCGAECMESTFFLVLKPLVFTVLCAFLTVGAVDVLMQRWLFGRDMKMTRSETKRERKDIDGDPLIKSERRRQRNEMQALATKLGLGRASMMIGTTDGWVIGVRYVRGETPVPVIVCRASPEEALLMLQEAYDLGIPHAPDKSLAAAIAKKTVPGDPVPDASFQAVADWLVAARLI comes from the coding sequence ATGGCCGATACCAGCGAAGAGAAATCCCAGCCGGCCACGGACAAAAAGCTCAACGACGCCCGCAAGAAAGGCCAGGTCGCCAAGAGCCAGGACCTGGTGTCGGGCATGGTCATTCTGTTCTGCACCTTGTGCATCTCCATCCTCGCGCCCCGGGCCATGGCGCAGGTCACGGCGCTGATTGACCTGACCGCGCGCATTTATATCGAACCGTTCGCCACCGTGTGGCCCCGGGTGCTCGACCATGCCGAACAATTGATCATCGGGATCACGCTGCCGGTGATGGCGGTGACCACCGGCGTAGTGATCCTGACCAACCTCATCACCATGCGCGGCTTTGTGTTCTCGGTGGACCCGATCAAGCCCGAGTTCAAGCGCATCAACCCGGCGGAGGGCATGAAGAAGATCTTCGCCCTGCGCAACCTGGTGGAGTTCATCAAGGGGCTGGTCAAGGTGCATGTATTGGCGATCGCGTTTTACGTGGTCGGCAAGCACGCGTTGCAGGCGCTGATGGAGTCGTCACGCTGTGGTGCCGAGTGCATGGAATCGACGTTTTTCCTGGTGCTCAAACCGCTGGTGTTCACGGTGCTGTGCGCGTTTCTCACGGTGGGCGCCGTGGACGTGCTGATGCAGCGCTGGTTGTTCGGGCGCGACATGAAGATGACCCGCAGCGAAACCAAGCGCGAGCGTAAAGACATCGACGGCGACCCGCTGATCAAGAGCGAACGGCGCCGCCAGCGCAATGAGATGCAGGCGCTGGCCACCAAGCTGGGCCTGGGCCGGGCGTCGATGATGATTGGCACCACCGATGGTTGGGTGATTGGCGTGCGCTATGTACGCGGGGAAACGCCGGTGCCGGTGATTGTGTGTCGCGCATCACCGGAAGAGGCCTTGTTGATGTTGCAGGAAGCGTACGATCTGGGGATTCCCCATGCGCCGGACAAATCCCTGGCGGCGGCTATCGCCAAAAAAACCGTGCCCGGCGACCCCGTGCCGGATGCGTCGTTCCAGGCCGTGGCCGATTGGCTTGTGGCTGCGCGCCTGATCTGA